TGGTAGATTTGGGTAGGGCATCGAGGCAGGATGAATAGCATGGACAGAGGCATGGAACCTCAGAGATCAGTGCCAAGTTCTGTGTACATGGTAGAGCTGCCAGCGGGTGAGCCCGTTGGGTAGAGCTGGGCTCAGACTGTATAAGGCCTTGCATGCTGTGCTGAAGGTTTTCAGTTGTGGTTTTAGATGGTGAGAGAGCCAGCAGGGGTCTCCGAGCACAGAGGTAAATGGTGGGGATAGATTTTGTGTGGGGCAGATCCTAGAAGCATTGTGGAGAGTgggctagggagaaattggtaaagggaggCCATTTAGGTCTTGGGAGGTGAGTGGAAGGAGCTGCATTGTGCTGTGGGCACTTGAGACTGGGCGCACTGGGAGAGGAGCAGGCACACGGTGGGGGTATCGAGTTCTGCTTTTGCACATATCTGGTTAGCAATGCCAGTAGGACAGCCCAAGGAACTATGGCCAGTAGCTAtaagtggaaataaaaatctaaagCCTGGGTTAAGAGTCAAGATGGGAGATAAAAACTGGAAGTCTTCATCCTCGATGTGGGGGTTCCATCAATTTAAAACCACCAATGGGCCAGACATCCCAGAAAATGTGAAAAGGTGACTAGGAAAGGGGCCTGGTGGACACCAACCATTGGAGGGCTTGCAGCAAAAAAGCTGTAAGAAGGAATGGTCAGAGGTGAACGGAGAACCAAGAGAGAGTGGTCCTGGagctggagggtggggagagaagaatgtttataacagaaaagaagagaattgAAAAACATTGCCCAGATGAGTTGATCTGGAGGCTACTGGTGACCATACCAGGGACACTTTCAGTTAAGTGAGAGGAGGGTCATGGAAAAgggtttgttgtttgtttcatttttggtttgggttttgtaTAGAGGAGTCTTTAGAAAGCTTTTAGGCTTACGTGGGAGACACCCAGAGGAGAGAGGGTGTTTTGAAGTGTGGGGAAGCTGGGCTGCCTGGTGGGGCAGGGATCGTTGTGAAGGGGTGGGGTTTGGTGCCAGGTGGAAGCGTGAGGCCAAAGGAAGGAGCTGGGGGTAAAGGTTGTACTACAACAGCCCAAGTCCAGAAGTAGAgggaagagaaactgaggcatactGGGCTTATGACTATGTTTTATGTGACGTTTTATAATAAAGAGTTAGGTTTTTCCAGCCTCCATTTTGCTAAAGAACCATTTTTGTAACTTTTAGGGCTTATTACTACTTGTGTTTTTAGAACTGCATTGTGATGAGAGGAATCTTCTCATGCCTTTGGTGCTGTGGTCACTTTAAGAGTAAGCAGCATTGTCTAGCATGGAAAATCATACAATTTCCAGTTGTTGCTAAAACCCCAAACAGAATGTATGAACATTCTCAGCTTCCCTTAAGATACAGACTCATTTATATCAGGCAGGTGATAAGAATGACTGAGATAGACCTAGATAAGACAGACTGTCCTGGAAGCATGGTGGTGCCTGTGAGGGGTGCACATGTCACTGACACCTGGCTGGGCTGGTGAGAGATTAGGGCATGGTGAGGCCTGGGGCACTCTGCCCTACACACAGGTGTGGCTCCGCCCCCAGCTCCTTGTTTTACCTGGAATCAGGAGCCCAGTGTTCTTCAGCCTTCTGATTTTTCAGGAGAAGTTAGAAATCAAGAATTTTGTATGAAATATCTCAAATATAGGGCTGGCAACTAattcagctattttaaaatacCCCAGTTTTCAGCTGTGCCTTAAGGCCTACGCTGGCATCACAGCCACACTCCCTTGcctttttaaattacttatttctTATGGAATTGAGCAAATCTGAAGGACACTGTACCACAAAAATAGCTCCTGTTCCAATCTTCACGgtttttttctctatcctttCCTTAGTCTTCAGAACATTGCCACCTCTGTCCTTGTTTCTAACCCCGCACTTTCTCTTTCATGTAGTCTGTTCGTTTCTCTAGGGAGGGCCAGTGCTGTATTCCTCTTTACAGCTACCAACATGCCCCTCATATGTAAAGTGCTCTCAGTAAATGTGTCAGTGAGATACTATGTATGATgtgaaattttatagaaaaagaggTGTACTGCTCTTGTCTTTGGTAATTATACATTcctaaaaccatttttttttttttttcagcactcTCCTAACTTGAAAACTATTCTGCCCATCTTTTTCAGCTTCTAACTTCCAGGTGGTTTCTGCTTATCCCTGCTTTGGGGTGCTGGACACTTTTACCTTTGAGATAGTAAAGTTCCTTCTCCTCCCTTCATTTGAGTCATAGTTGCCCCTGCCTTCACATgatattgattttaaataattttcctagTATCATGTACTTTTCTGTGAGGTCATTGAGAAACTTTTGTGTAGGATTTTGGCCTTTTTGAATCCTCTACTATCTGTTTTGGAAACACTTTTACCTAGACCAAACCCTTAGTGGTTTAAAATCTGTCTTATATTGGAAGTCCCAGACGGGAACTCACTGGCTTAGTCTGTAGGTGATTTACCGTGAGCTGGAGCTGCTGTTCACCTGTATATCGTATCTTTAAAAGGCAGACTATCTTGATTTTCAATGGAGTTCTACCTGAGGGAAAACTACTCTTATCTGGGCATATAGAGACACCACTGGAACTCTTGGGGACTATATAAAAGGTGATAGTATTTTCACTTTGTCCTTAAGTCAGTTTATTTCTCACCTCTGACTCTAGGGAGAAGATTGCCTACTTCACCAGAGCGAAGATAAGCATCCCATCCCTGCCGGCTGATGATGTATGACCGCATttcttaagaaattatttttgcaCCTATTTACTTTCTTAAGGAGGGCAAAAAACtgaacttttgttttattttttgttttttgttttgtaacaTAACTGTCAACTCTTGAAAAACTTTCATTTCACATCAGATTTTCAACATGTTAATTTGTAAAATACCTTGAATGTAatgtttaaaaaggaagaaaaattagataACAAAAATGCGATAATCTGGCACACAAATGTTGCACAGTATGTGTGTATTGCCAGTGggctttattttgtaaaaatggaaTAGAGGCAGTACCCGGTGTATATCCTATTGAGCTGACTGTAGAGAAACAACGTGGTTTAGCAGAGGTAGGTTTTGCTTTCCGTTTGTTTGCTTGTGATAGACTGGGAAGGTGGCAGCAGTGCCATGTGGTATTTTTGTACTAGGCAGCAGCTCTCTGAATTTGAAGTTAAGCATGAACATAAGCTTGAGTGCTGAGTTTCAAGTCCACCTGAAACAGGTGCTGTGTTCATTTCCATCACCTGTGTTGGAATGCTTTGTTTACTTAaaacaatttcctttttcttcttttatatttgtctaaagaaaacagaaatgtaagATACTAAAGTCCAAGAATATAAGAATACAAAGGAGCAATACTCCTGGCTACTTTAAAGATCTTGTGATTCATGACATTGAGGGTAGGGGAGAGAATACCGGTTACCTTAAAATACACTAAAATGAACTCATCAAATGGGCAGCTGCTTCTTCTAACTCAACCTAAACTTGAGTGAGCGTTTAAATGCGAGTTTCCCACTTGCACCAGTGTTTTTTGTCCTACGTAGAGGATGGTGCTGGTAGGAGAACATGGTGGGCCTGGTGTTCTGAGGACAGATAGTACTGCTGACGTGGATGGAAACACATCAGCACTCATTTGGTGAAAccaagaacagaagaaaaggtATCCATTCTAAATATAGCCAtattattttgaatgaaaataaatttctatgctgataaaaaagaagaaaaggcatcTTGATTGCATGCAAgttgccaaaaattaaaaaaaaaaaaaaattatcaaacagATTGCTAACATTTACTAGAATTTACTTTGCAGCTCTCATTTTTAGGGGATTCTACTATAATTCATGGTAAATAGTTGGGAGGCAAAAGGAAGAGTGTGCCTGGGggatttttcttttgaagtatAGGCTaaatcttttgttaaaaaaacTATTCTGGATGACCAAGTTTAGAGATCTAAACTGACTAAAGTATCCTCCAGTTTAGAATTTTATCTTACCCAACCCAGGCACttctttgaaaaaacaaattcttaGTGTAGCTCTGCCAGCATAAAGGCTTTTAAAATGTATAGTATTTAGGCAAGTTAATCCATACTTATTACTCAGTCTGTTATACTGGAAGAAGCAATTTTTGGTTACCCATCTTATATAGCACActaaatcaatttttattttttttaagaaatgcaaaATCATCTTAAAGGAATGGGccccttaaagaaaaaaacttctgtTCCTGAACTAGAATCCTCTCTagcaagaatttttattttcttgaaagtaattatatttattttggaaagttCGTTTTATCAGAATCAAAGTTGAAATTAAGCAATTTCTGAGCctagaacttaatttttttcctaaatgtccCACCAGTTACATACAAATTTTTTTGAAGCTATAACTGGACGTGACACTACTTTGAACAAAAACCAGCCTAATGAATTGACTGAATCCAGCCCTTCAAGGCTGCCCAGTTCATTCTATTAGATGACTgaggaaaactagaaaaatacCATTCATCCTTGTTGAGGTCAAATGTGAAagaattaaatgtttatttaatgtaGAGTTAAATGAAGGTCAGCTGTTTTCAGCTTCTTAGTTTGACCATGAAAACATTTATAGAATTATGTGTAGTTGTACCGTacgattttattttcttcatttatttatttacggTCTTATTTATGTTCTGTTTAATATATAGTTTGGTTCTGGCCATTTTAAATGTTTGACATAGAAGAGGCTACATTGGAATATTTACAGCTTTATGAATCTTCATCAGATTAGCTGTTAACTTTTTGTAATACAAAAAGTTTCAGAAAAgtattaaagaataaaatctgTCTCAGGCTGGAAGTTAACAGTTGTGACCAAGatgcttttagttttattttacaaaatttactCATTTCTAACATGAGAGACaaacttattttaatataatccTTTATCCACACTTTAAAAATCAGCAATAGTATTATGTATTTATAGGCAGCTTTTAATAATCCTCTCATATTTGTACTAACCCAAATGATTCACAGtgacaaaacattttaataactTGATCACAAAACCATATGGACAGATATGAATTTTACTCttataaatactatttttaaaaggtagaattTATTCTGCACAGGGTAAAAAGAATGTAATATTTAGTTCTCAAGTTTGAATTATCAGTATGTTATTACAATTTTGTATATCAGAATCTTAAGTGTTACAGGTACAAAAAGAATATTGCTAGCCAAATGAACAAAGTTAGCTGAATCTCTGTAGCACGCAAAGCAAATaagtttaaaatctgttttttgttattgctttATCTATATTGTATTAAGTATCAAAAGCTCAGGACTGATCTAAATATTTAATCAGGTTAAATTCTGAAtatgtttctgttttaatttgtcttGTTCGTAAAAGTACGCAAATATATCACATAGATTAACTTTGGTTTCTGCACTTTCCATATGTTTgtggatgggaaaaaaaattcagtgttttttttttttttttaaacaaaaatacatattGCCTAATACTTTATTTCAGTGTCGTTTATTGTTCAGTTAATATCCCTGTTTGGCACAAACAAAAGAGTTTATTTGAACCATGTACCGAGCAGACATAAAATCTTTCATGAAGAATTCCCAAAGCCAATAGTCTGTTGTGAATAGTTCTTATTTGGACTACATGTATTGCTGataaaaagacagaatatttttattgtgtaaaTAAATTGAAAGGTTCCAGACTATGTGCTCTGTCATCTCACCGGCTAAGCTGGCAGTGTGCTCCGAGACAAGGCAGCAGTCCCGGGGGCTTCTCTGGCCATATACGCCAGTCCTGACCTGCCATGCCCCCTGAAGCTGCCCAGAGCCAGGGGCGGGCAGGAATGTTGGCCATCAGATATAGAGCATAGGACACAGAAGAAGAAACGCATTTGTGAGGCAGATTCTACACGAATCTTCCAAAACACAGGATTACCCCTCTGTGCTTCTGACATACTAAGGAAGGCACAAATGGATATGTCTGACTTTTTTGAAAAAGGCTCCATACAGGTACTGAGGTGTCTTATTGAAATGATGGTGTGCCCCACATCTCTCACCTATAAAGCTTCTAAAGCCAGCAATTTTACTATATCAGATGtcatgcattttaaataaatatgccaCGAGACCTTAGTTTCATTATAGTAGGTTATCTTAAACACCTGAAAGAAGTTAATGATTAACAGTAACATTTCCGATTGCCAAAATGATTCATCTCCTTACGAATAATACCTTTAAAGATACATGAGTACTAATGTAATGTTTAATTTACCAGTTCTGTACAATCACTGAAcctattttaaaattgagaaaacttATTCACAATAATGAGTATGATTACTATTAGGTCTTGATCGGTTTTGGTCTCACAGCAGAAGATAAAAGTGGTTTGCCAGTCTTAGAAAGAAATTATAGTTTAAGAAGCTAATAGCCACtggaaaaaatgcattttagaaaatcaaagaGTAGTGAATGGGTCACTGTGTAACGGTATATCCTACCAAATTCAGGGTTGGGCAAGCATCTCCTGAAGAGTAGATACCATTGTTCCCTTCTGGCTTAGATCTTCAGGTTTGTGTTTTTCATCTCTAGTCGTTGATGGTGATCATGCATTTCTGCCACTGTGTAGTGGCCTGAAGCTAGAGGAGCTTGGGTTGAGCAGGCTGCACAGTTAAGCAGACACCCTCCTAGTAGAAGAGAAAATCCAGCAAACCAGCCAATAAAGAGAGCTTCCCCAAACTCCCACCTGGGGACAATCTCAGGGATGGTCTCATCCCAGAATTCCTGAACTGTCATGTGAGCGACCCAGGAGACCGGAATGAGGGTAGTGATTCCTGATATCCAGAACAGAATTCCTCCCAGAATTAACAGTCGCTTCTTGAGATCTTGCTGTCTCTCTCCAATTCTCAGACAGTCCAGACCAAACCCAGAGACCAGCAGGCCCGGAAATCCCAGTCCATTTGACAGAAACATTAAAATCCTGGAGATCCTGAGTTCCACAGGCAAAGCCAGGAAAGAATCGAAGTCCTTGCATTGCATCCCAACTTCCTCTTGGATGACACAGGTTTGCCAGAGTCCCATGGTccagttttccatttcatttaagtCCAGGTTGAGGTTCTTCCAATATGGCATGTAGTTTGTAAGACAGGATAAAACCCATCCCAGCAAAGATAATGAAATTCCAGCTAATTGTGCTACAGTTCTAAATACTAAAACCATTATAAAGTTCAGAAAGCCACACTAACTCCTGCCCTTCAGTTGCTGTGAAAAGAAGTGTGATAATTGTGTTATCACTTGCGGAGCTCAGAGATATTTTTTCACTGTGCGTATAGGAGGACTCCTGCCAGAGTCGCTATTGTTTGATTCGATGTTGAATAGGTTTCAGAAAAGGATAGGGAAATAGTGCTGCAAACCAAGTGCTGTAATGCCAAGGTGTGGCCAAGATCACTTTCGTGTCCTATGGGCTGAATTTTATATAAAGCAGTTTGtcactgaaataaaattaaatagtaataATCCTCCTTTCATTGTTAAGGTATAAATGGCTTTCATGTTGTTCTCAACCTTTCTACCAAGTCAAAGAATTAAGAAGTCTAAATGGAAAATGTTTAACTGACAACTTTGATTCAACTCCCCCTGCTTTATATCTTACTAATTGCACCTGTCAGCTTTTCATCTGTTACAGTTCTCACATTTTAATACAATACCgggtattatcattttttaacaaTAGGTTCAAGGAAAGTATTTCTTAACCAAACAAATCAATCTTATAAATCTCTCTAGACCTTAAATCagtcctgtttttaaaaagtttcttaagCTACATATACCACATAGCATATGAAAGAATACCAAACTGAATGTTGTCTATTTATCTACATGCATTTCTGTCAAATT
Above is a window of Cynocephalus volans isolate mCynVol1 chromosome 13, mCynVol1.pri, whole genome shotgun sequence DNA encoding:
- the CLDN22 gene encoding claudin-22 codes for the protein MVLVFRTVAQLAGISLSLLGWVLSCLTNYMPYWKNLNLDLNEMENWTMGLWQTCVIQEEVGMQCKDFDSFLALPVELRISRILMFLSNGLGFPGLLVSGFGLDCLRIGERQQDLKKRLLILGGILFWISGITTLIPVSWVAHMTVQEFWDETIPEIVPRWEFGEALFIGWFAGFSLLLGGCLLNCAACSTQAPLASGHYTVAEMHDHHQRLEMKNTNLKI